One Miscanthus floridulus cultivar M001 chromosome 11, ASM1932011v1, whole genome shotgun sequence DNA window includes the following coding sequences:
- the LOC136491643 gene encoding uncharacterized protein encodes MLTAVKTGAEADGGARRPRGGGSHGHGDARGSGEKQKGGGSGAGFDLKKAGARRGRSHDARRPGAAAVAQAHARAVAESRGGEDGADKRARASAAGHGGAWAVAWRGCWAGAAAGPSGCWAGAAAGPSGGKGEREAGPAVARE; translated from the coding sequence ATGCTCACCGCGGTGAAAACCGGAGCGGAGGCGGACGGTGGAGCTCGGAGGCCTCGGGGCGGCGGTTCTCACGGGCACGGCGACGCGAGAGGGAGCGGGGAAAAGCAGAAGGGGGGCGGCTCAGGTGCGGGCTTCGATTTAAAGAAGGCAGGCGCGAggagggggcgctcccacgacgcgagaaggccgggcgcggcggcggttgcCCAGGCGCACGCGCGGGCAGTTGCCGAGTCGCGCGGGGGTGAAGACGGTGCCGACAAgcgggcccgggcgtcagcggcagGGCATGGGGGGGCATGGGCGGTTgcctggcgcggctgctgggctggcgcggctgctgggccgagcggctgctgggctggcgcggctgctgggccgagcggcgGAAAAGGGGAGAGGGAAGCTGGGCCGGCGGTTGCCAGGGAATAG